In a single window of the Drosophila miranda strain MSH22 chromosome XL, D.miranda_PacBio2.1, whole genome shotgun sequence genome:
- the LOC108153725 gene encoding CTD nuclear envelope phosphatase 1 homolog isoform X2, producing the protein MISLLQMKFHALLLLLSKVWTCICFMFNRQVRAYQPVKYELFPLSPVSRHRLSLVQRKTLVLDLDETLIHSHHNAMPRNTVKPGTPHDFTVKVTIDRNPVRFFVHKRPHVDYFLDVVSQWYDLVVFTASMEIYGAAVADKLDNGRNILRRRYYRQHCTPDYGSYTKDLSAICSDLNRIFIIDNSPGAYRCFPNNAIPIKSWFSDPMDTALLSLLPMLDALRFTNDVRSVLSRNLHLHRLW; encoded by the exons ATGATTTCCCTTCTGCAAATGAAATTCCATGCACTTTTGTTGCTGCTATCAAAAGTCTGGACATGCATTTGTTTCATGTTCAATCGCCAAGTGCGAGCT TATCAACCGGTTAAATATGAATTGTTCCCGCTGTCTCCGGTATCGCGGCATCGGCTCAGTCTGGTGCAGCGAAAAACCCTGGTCCTGGATCTGGACGAAACCCTGATACACTCACATCACAATGCGATGCCCAGGAATACAGTGAAGCCGGGTACACCGCACGACTTCACCGTCAAGGTGACCATCGATCGGAATCCAGTGCGCTTCTTTGTGCACAAGCGGCCGCATGTGGACTACTTTCTGGATGTA GTCTCACAATGGTATGATCTGGTGGTATTCACCGCCAGCATGGAGATCTATGGAGCTGCTGTGGCGGATAAGCTGGACAATGGTCGGAACATATTGAGGAGGCGCTACTACAGACAACACTGTACGCCCGACTATGGATCGTATACCAAAGACTTGTCTGCCATATGCAGTGATTTGAATAGG ATATTTATAATTGACAATTCCCCGGGGGCATATCGCTGCTTCCCCAACAATGCCATACCCATCAAGAGTTGGTTCTCGGATCCCATGGACACGGCactgctgtcgctgctgcccATGCTGGACGCTTTGCGCTTCACCAACGATGTGCGGTCGGTGCTGTCGCGtaatctgcatctgcatcgcCTCTGGTAG
- the LOC108153725 gene encoding CTD nuclear envelope phosphatase 1 homolog isoform X1: MISLLQMKFHALLLLLSKVWTCICFMFNRQVRAFIQYQPVKYELFPLSPVSRHRLSLVQRKTLVLDLDETLIHSHHNAMPRNTVKPGTPHDFTVKVTIDRNPVRFFVHKRPHVDYFLDVVSQWYDLVVFTASMEIYGAAVADKLDNGRNILRRRYYRQHCTPDYGSYTKDLSAICSDLNRIFIIDNSPGAYRCFPNNAIPIKSWFSDPMDTALLSLLPMLDALRFTNDVRSVLSRNLHLHRLW; encoded by the exons ATGATTTCCCTTCTGCAAATGAAATTCCATGCACTTTTGTTGCTGCTATCAAAAGTCTGGACATGCATTTGTTTCATGTTCAATCGCCAAGTGCGAGCT TTTATCCAGTATCAACCGGTTAAATATGAATTGTTCCCGCTGTCTCCGGTATCGCGGCATCGGCTCAGTCTGGTGCAGCGAAAAACCCTGGTCCTGGATCTGGACGAAACCCTGATACACTCACATCACAATGCGATGCCCAGGAATACAGTGAAGCCGGGTACACCGCACGACTTCACCGTCAAGGTGACCATCGATCGGAATCCAGTGCGCTTCTTTGTGCACAAGCGGCCGCATGTGGACTACTTTCTGGATGTA GTCTCACAATGGTATGATCTGGTGGTATTCACCGCCAGCATGGAGATCTATGGAGCTGCTGTGGCGGATAAGCTGGACAATGGTCGGAACATATTGAGGAGGCGCTACTACAGACAACACTGTACGCCCGACTATGGATCGTATACCAAAGACTTGTCTGCCATATGCAGTGATTTGAATAGG ATATTTATAATTGACAATTCCCCGGGGGCATATCGCTGCTTCCCCAACAATGCCATACCCATCAAGAGTTGGTTCTCGGATCCCATGGACACGGCactgctgtcgctgctgcccATGCTGGACGCTTTGCGCTTCACCAACGATGTGCGGTCGGTGCTGTCGCGtaatctgcatctgcatcgcCTCTGGTAG
- the LOC108163050 gene encoding SRA stem-loop-interacting RNA-binding protein, mitochondrial codes for MATAVAKVGKSVHRIFVGNLPWTVGHQELRGYFKEFGRVLSANVIFDKKTGCSKGYGFVSFNSLTALEKIENEQKHILEGHHLNIQKS; via the coding sequence ATGGCCACCGCAGTAGCAAAAGTTGGAAAATCGGTTCACCGCATATTCGTGGGTAACTTGCCCTGGACAGTGGGCCATCAGGAGCTACGTGGGTATTTCAAGGAATTCGGTCGCGTCCTATCGGCAAACGTCATCTTTGACAAGAAGACCGGCTGCTCCAAGGGTTACGGCTTCGTGAGCTTCAACAGTTTGACAGCACTAGAGAAAATCGAAAACGAGCAAAAGCACATACTGGAGGGGCATCATCTCAATATACAAAAGTCGTAG
- the LOC108163046 gene encoding acyl-CoA-binding domain-containing protein 6, translated as MDLDSDSDLFDLTNDEDDEEGELQAQASAFELATSYVSRQTQTFKDSDLLEFYAYYKQATESGCNQPCPSILQMKARSKWNAWKALGDMSEADAQRSYIEKLQEINPKWKEECSSSKKSKAGGNSWAVHSIESVPVEEVMPDNKKTMFDLVKEKNLSALRQKMQKGDINVKDEHGMALIHWATDRNAVDIIDYLVVSMGVSVDQLDAEMQTPLHYAASCGHVEAVRTLLQLKASLELYDEDGHCCFDVADTEEIFNMLKVEEELRQAAT; from the coding sequence ATGGACTTGGATTCGGACTCGGACCTATTCGACTTGACCAACGACGAGGACGATGAGGAAGGCGAGCTGCAGGCGCAGGCGAGCGCTTTCGAGTTGGCCACCAGCTACGTGAGTCGACAAACGCAAACATTCAAGGATTCCGATCTGCTGGAATTCTACGCATACTACAAACAAGCCACCGAGAGTGGCTGCAACCAGCCATGCCCTTCCATACTACAAATGAAGGCACGCAGCAAGTGGAACGCCTGGAAGGCACTGGGCGACATGTCCGAGGCCGATGCCCAGCGGTCGTATATCGAAAAGCTACAGGAAATCAATCCCAAATGGAAGGAagagtgcagcagcagcaagaagTCAAAGGCCGGCGGCAATAGCTGGGCCGTTCATTCCATCGAATCGGTGCCAGTGGAGGAGGTTATGCCCGACAACAAGAAGACCATGTTCGATCTAGTCAAGGAGAAGAATCTGTCTGCGCTCCGCCAGAAGATGCAGAAGGGCGATATCAACGTTAAGGATGAGCATGGCATGGCCCTTATTCACTGGGCCACCGATCGCAATGCTGTCGACATCATAGACTATCTGGTGGTCTCAATGGGCGTCAGCGTCGACCAGCTGGATGCCGAGATGCAGACACCATTGCACTATGCCGCCAGCTGTGGACACGTGGAGGCGGTGCGCACTCTTCTGCAACTGAAGGCCAGTCTGGAACTGTACGACGAGGACGGGCATTGCTGTTTCGATGTCGCCGATACCGAGGAAATCTTCAATATGCTCAAAGTGGAAGAAGAGCTACGTCAGGCTGCCACCTAA
- the LOC108153714 gene encoding GPI transamidase component PIG-T: MSWVHLWCMVALLPASVLAQTTPKDEHFHEELVVRPLSGDHVNTYFQFTTRWHYGQKENLYHTQLTPRVIAELLQQFDVKELHIGLTQGLWRYETWGYPIVEATSGAEMWAWFKGPNLTDQAVDKQWAQLANVFSGVLCASLNFVDNTNSISPRYLLRPQFMPANREKFVRYASLPREIVCTENLTPWKKLLPCGSASGFASLLNSGYVHNTKYHSLGLKVRTLCQDYDEDNCILELTQTANLVYDLRLLEQSGNDFSLRRLFGMGLNGYCELATTSKIYVQRNELGARYQLVPLPPAEVKTTRGGYTVLYGVYDMQEQFQDQGERLFNIAWLAPKGEVRRNRLKPAPPPIYVHRYLLGQGQERGRIVTEVTNSHYAPLPIVVQELIPWYVHAYLHTLNIRRRSMGRHEYGREMLPFKLLHYAPGKQRELPTHLEIGFLLPGQSSALITIDVDYLVLKWLEYPPDANHGHYINAALVSSSLPMGTNYSALPLEGHLFAHSFNATRPSYVLGLHTEALIVSLPTPDFSMPYNVICLACTVVALAFGPIHSVATKVIVVVRPTSAGPRNFLKRLKEKLFSRGGQESTPMVGEREGVVPDDPCPHEKADDDHEEEKEGKEEAAESLIANPFESLSSAGCSTVWDL; encoded by the exons ATGTCTTGGGTACATCTGTGGTGTATGGTCGCCCTTCTGCCTGCCAGTGTCTTAGCCCAGACAACCCCTAAGGACGAGCACTTCCATGAGGAGCTCGTTGTGCGTCCCTTATCCGGCGATCATGTAAACACGTACTTCCAGTTTACCACACGCTGGCACTACGGCCAGAAGGAGAACC TCTACCACACGCAGCTGACGCCCCGCGTCATTGCCGAGCTGCTGCAGCAGTTCGATGTAAAGGAGCTGCACATCGGCCTCACGCAGGGCCTGTGGCGCTACGAGACTTGGGGCTATCCCATCGTTGAGGCAACCAGTGGGGCCGAGATGTGGGCTTGGTTCAAGGGACCCAATCTCACCGACCAGGCGGTGGACAAGCAGTGGGCCCAGCTTGCGAACGTCTTCTCCGGCGTCCTGTGTGCCTCGCTCAACTTTGTggacaacaccaacagcaTATCGCCCAGGTATCTGCTGCGGCCACAGTTCATGCCCGCGAATCGGGAGAAGTTTGTGCGCTACGCCTCGTTGCCGCGGGAGATTGTCTGCACGGAGAATCTGACGCCCTGGAAGAAGCTTCTGCCCTGCGGTAGTGCCTCGGGATTCGCCTCGCTGCTCAACTCCGGCTATGTGCACAACACCAAGTACCATTCGCTGGGCCTGAAGGTGCGCACCCTGTGCCAGGACTACGACGAGGACAACTGCATCCTGGAGCTGACGCAGACGGCGAATCTCGTCTACGATCTCCGCCTGCTCGAGCAGAGCGGCAACGATTTCTCGCTGCGCCGCCTCTTCGGCATGGGCCTCAACGGCTACTGCGAGCTGGCGACCACCAGCAAGATCTATGTGCAGCGCAACGAGCTGGGCGCCCGCTACCAGCTGGTGCCGCTCCCGCCCGCGGAGGTGAAGACGACGAGGGGCGGGTATACAGTGCTCTATGGGGTGTACGACATGCAGGAGCAGTTCCAGGACCAGGGCGAGCGGCTGTTCAATATCGCCTGGCTGGCGCCCAAGGGCGAGGTGCGACGCAACCGTCTGAAGCCCGCCCCGCCGCCCATCTACGTGCATCGCTATCTCCTGGGCCAGGGCCAGGAGCGGGGACGCATCGTCACGGAGGTGACCAATTCGCATTACGCACCGCTGCCAATCGTGGTGCAGGAGCTCATACCGTGGTATGTGCATGCCTATCTGCATACCCTCAATATCCGTCGTCGGTCCATGGGCCGACACGAATACGGGCGCGAGATGCTGCCTTTCAAGCTGCTCCATTACGCTCCCGGTAAGCAGCGGGAGCTGCCCACCCACCTGGAGATTGGGTTCCTGCTGCCCGGCCAGAGCTCGGCGCTGATCACCATCGATGTGGACTACCTGGTGCTCAAGTGGCTCGAGTATCCTCCCGATGCCAATCACGGCCACTACATCAATGCGGCCCTTGTCTCCAGTTCCCTGCCGATGGGCACCAACTACTCGGCCTTGCCCCTGGAGGGCCATCTCTTTGCCCATTCGTTCAACGCTACCCGCCCATCGTATGTGCTGGGCCTGCACACCGAAGCCCTGATCGTTTCGCTGCCCACGCCCGACTTCAGCATGCCCTACAACGTCATCTGTTTGGCCTGCACTGTGGTGGCTCTGGCCTTTGGCCCCATCCACAGTGTGGCCACCAAGGTGATTGTGGTGGTGCGCCCAACATCAGCCGGACCTCGGAACTTCCTCAAGAGGCTCAAGGAAAAGCTGTTTAGTCGGGGGGGTCAGGAGTCGACACCAATGGTGGGGGAAAGGGAAGGGGTCGTTCCCGATGATCCATGCCCCCATGAAAAGGCGGACGATGACCACGAAGAGGAGAAGGAAGGGAAAGAAGAGGCAGCGGAATCGCTGATTGCAAATCCATTTGAATCGCTGTCAAGCGCAGGATGTTCGACTGTCTGGGATCTATGA
- the LOC108153704 gene encoding trithorax group protein osa encodes MSAVYSPQPPQQQQQPPPPPQQQQQQQPPPNAMSLQQQQQQQQQQQQQPPGVGGGGGSVLGSQGGLLPMGMQQQQRITGVPPMGVPGSPGSIITGVGGGGGGVGVGGCGNMMGVTPPSTPRGGGGGGGGGGLGGVGGGPPQVNSAQIQKMLDENCGLIQTIQDFQSMGKAQECMSYHVALHRNLVYLAQLADPAMNISQILPPPHILQTQAMQQGNQQTPGGPTGPHGMLGGLPPPQQQQQQPQQQGGPGQGQPQQAGGPPQMGGMQQHGSEPGVQMTPYGGQQQQQQQPPHPGMPPNPQQQSQQQQQQQQQQQAAAAAAAAAAAAAAAAGQQQVTQVSQAGPQVQQQQHPSAIYRNAQGGGQPGQGPAQQSILPNQQQQQRPNNGPLAGPGQNQQPPQQQQQQQPQQGSQQPPNQQQQQQQQPQQQQGPQQGGPGGVPPPQTPYRVSYQQQQQQHGHYPGYPPQTQPQYQPQGAYPYGPPTQGYGPPPPGPPNAAQAGYHHGGAGAGAGGHGGYQPNTGGPGQQAPPPGVYAPPPGSQQGVPPGQQPPPPPGQMYGPPPGTAGGQQVGAPGGPPGPPQSVNQYGPPPPQNSTGGPPPMSYAGYPPNPNQYGQAGAGGAPPGGGYGPPPPPNSSGQSPYQAYQQQQQAVGAGGAPPGSSYPGGPPTSVVSGGPPPPPGGYSQTTAPSQTPPPQGPQQQQPGGGGAGSNPNGPNAQQQSTPPPSGGVGGNPQQQQQVPQGGAGGAGSQQQQQQQYAPPPPQQQPQQGGPGGVVVSGVAPLPTQVQPTYSTPGGVTGYGPPQPQQQQQQQQVPGGPPTSQQQPPPTGGPPNPQSSAQQQQQQQQQQQQQPPPNGATPNMPPNQYQPAPGAPQPYGGPPPQAYGPPPPGSAYPGHAYHQPPQAGGYAQYPPTQGYQSYRPAGAQMPPPGAPQGPPPTGAYGYYSNQPPQ; translated from the exons ATGTCTGCAGTTTACTCGCCGCagccgccgcagcagcagcagcaaccgcCTCCCccaccacagcagcagcagcagcagcaaccgcCCCCCAATGCCATGtccctgcagcagcagcagcagcaacagcagcaacaacaacagcagccacccggcgtcggcggcggcggtggcagcgTCCTCGGCTCCCAGGGCGGGCTGCTGCCCATGgggatgcagcagcagcagcgtatCACCGGCGTGCCGCCAATGGGAGTGCCCGGCTCCCCCGGTAGCATCATCACCGGTGTgggtggcggcggcggtggcgtcGGTGTCGGTGGATGCGGCAACATGATGGGTGTCACTCCGCCATCGACTCCacgcggcggcggcggcggtggtggtggcggaGGCCTTGGCGGCGTCGGCGGTGGACCGCCGCAGGTCAACTCTGCGCAGATCCAGAAGATGCTCGACGAGAACTGCGGCCTGATCCAGACGATTCAGGACTTCCAGAGCATGGGCAAGGCGCAGGAGTGCATGTCCTACCATGTGGCCCTGCACAGGAATCTGGTATATCTGGCCCAGCTGGCGGATCCTGCAATGAATATCTCCCAGATATTGCCG ccgcCGCACATCCTGCAGACACAGGCGATGCAGCAGGGCAACCAGCAGACGCCGGGTGGTCCCACCGGTCCGCACGGTATGCTGGGCGGCCTACCGCCgccccaacaacaacaacaacagccacagcagcagggCGGCCCAGGCCAGGGCCAGCCCCAGCAGGCGGGTGGACCACCGCAAATGGGTGGCATGCAGCAGCATGGCAGCGAGCCCGGCGTCCAAATGACACCCTATggcggccagcagcagcagcaacagcagccgccacATCCCGGCATGCCACCCAATCCTCAGCAGCAatctcagcagcagcagcaacaacaacaacaacagcaggcaGCGGCCGCAgctgcggcggcagcagcagcagcagcggcagccgctGGCCAGCAGCAGGTGACGCAAGTGAGTCAGGCCGGGCCACAggtccagcagcagcagcatccctcGGCGATCTACCGCAATGCCCAGGGCGGGGGCCAGCCGGGACAGGGCCCTGCACAGCAATCGATTCTACCCA atcagcagcagcagcagcggcccaACAATGGCCCCCTCGCAGGACCCGGCCAGAACCAGCagccgccgcagcagcagcagcaacagcagccacagcagggCTCCCAGCAACCCcccaaccagcagcagcagcagcagcaacagccccAACAACAGCAGGGACCGCAGCAGGGCGGACCGGGCGGAGTGCCGCCGCCCCAGACCCCGTACCGCGTGAgctaccagcagcagcagcaacagcacggCCACTATCCCGGTTATCCGCCGCAAACGCAGCCCCAGTACCAGCCCCAGGGCGCCTATCCGTACGGACCGCCGACGCAGGGCTATGGGCCACCGCCTCCGGGGCCCCCGAATGCAGCGCAGGCCGGCTACCATCATGGTGGAGCCGGAGCAGGGGCCGGGGGACATGGCGGCTATCAGCCGAACACTGGTGGACCCGGGCAGCAGGCTCCGCCACCGGGCGTTTATGCACCGCCGCCGGGAAGCCAGCAGGGCGTGCCGCCGGGTCAGCAACCCCCACCGCCGCCGGGACAGATGTACGGACCGCCGCCGGGGACGGCAGGtggccagcaggtgggagcgCCCGGTGGGCCGCCTGGTCCGCCGCAGAGCGTGAATCAGTATGgtccgccgccgccgcagaACTCGACGGGTGGGCCGCCACCCATGAGCTATGCCGGGTACCCCCCAAATCCCAATCAGTACGGCCAGGCGGGGGCTGGAGGAGCGCCACCGGGTGGAGGCTATGGGCCACCCCCTCCGCCCAACAGCAGCGGACAGTCGCCGTACCAGGcctaccagcagcagcagcaggcggtcgGTGCCGGAGGCGCACCGCCGGGCAGTAGCTATCCGGGCGGGCCGCCGACGAGTGTGGTGTCCGGGGGTCCGCCGCCGCCACCCGGTGGCTATAGCCAGACAACGGCGCCCAGCCAGACGCCGCCGCCGCAGGGaccccagcaacagcagccgggTGGCGGTGGAGCGGGCTCCAATCCGAACGGGCCCAATGCCCAACAACAGTCGACGCCGCCGCCATCGGGAGGAGTGGGAGGAaatccacagcagcagcagcaagtgcCGCAAGGTGGGGCAGGAGGGGCAGGCtctcagcagcaacagcagcagcagtacgcgccgccgccgccccaACAGCAACCGCAGCAGGGAGGACCCGGTGGAGTGGTCGTCTCAGGGGTGGCACCGCTGCCCACCCAGGTCCAGCCCACCTACTCGACGCCCGGCGGCGTGACTGGCTATGGGCCGCCGCaaccgcagcagcaacaacagcagcagcaagttCCGGGAGGACCTCCTACctcccagcagcagcccccaCCGACCGGTGGACCCCCCAATCCCCAGTCTAgtgcccagcagcagcaacaacaacaacaacagcagcagcaacaaccgCCGCCCAATGGTGCCACGCCTAATATGCCGCCCAATCAATATCAGCCTGCTCCTGGCGCCCCGCAGCCGTATGGGGGGCCGCCGCCGCAGGCGTACGGACCACCTCCGCCGGGCAGTGCCTATCCCGGCCATGCGTACCATCAGCCACCGCAGGCGGGTGGTTATGCCCAGTATCCGCCCACGCAGGGCTATCAGAGCTACAGGCCGGCGGGCGCACAAATGCCGCCGCCGGGAGCACCCCAGGGACCGCCACCGACGGGGGCCTACGGTTACTACAGCAATCAGCCGCCGCAATGA
- the LOC108163040 gene encoding 26S proteasome regulatory subunit 8 has translation MTVTNRMEIETAYQKGEGFRSYYIQKIEELQLIVAEKSQNLRRLQAQRNELNAKVRMLREELQLLQEQGSYVGEVVKPMDKKKVLVKVHPEGKFVVDLDKNIDINDVTPNCRVALRNESYTLHKILPNKVDPLVSLMMVEKVPDSTYEMVGGLDKQIKEIKEVIELPVKHPELFDALGIAQPKGVLLYGPPGTGKTLLARAVAHHTECTFIRVSGSELVQKFIGEGSRMVRELFVMAREHAPSIIFMDEIDSIGSSRIESGSGGDSEVQRTMLELLNQLDGFEATKNIKVIMATNRIDILDPALLRPGRIDRKIEFPPPNEEARLDILKIHSRKMNLTRGINLRKIAELMPGASGAEVKGVCTEAGMYALRERRVHVTQEDFEMAVAKVMQKDSEKNMSIKKLWK, from the exons ATGACTGTAACCAATCGG ATGGAAATTGAGACGGCCTACCAGAAAGGCGAAGGCTTCCGCTCCTATTATATCCAAAAGATTGAGGAATTGCAGCTGATTGTGGCCGAAAAGAGCCAGAATCTAAGACGTTTGCAAGCCCAGCGCAACGAACTCAATGCCAAAG TTCGCATGCTGCGCGAGGaactgcagctgctgcaggaGCAGGGCAGCTATGTGGGCGAGGTGGTGAAGCCCATGGACAAGAAGAAGGTATTGGTTAAGGTCCATCCCGAGGGCAAGTTTGTGGTGGACTTGGACAAGAACATTGACATCAATGATGTGACCCCCAATTGTCGTGTGGCCCTGCGTAACGAGAGCTACACCCTGCACAAGATTCTGCCCAATAAAGTGGACCCTCTGGTGTCGCTTATGATGGTCGAGAAGGTCCCGGATTCCACCTACGAAATGGTCGGTGGTCTGGACAAGCAGATCAAGGAAATCAAAGAGGTTATCGAGCTGCCCGTCAAGCATCCGGAGCTGTTCGACGCTTTGGGCATTGCCCAGCCAAAGGGTGTGCTCCTCTATGGCCCGCCCGGTACTGGCAAGACCCTGCTGGCCCGTGCCGTCGCCCATCACACCGAATGCACGTTCATTCGTGTCTCGGGCTCAGAGCTGGTGCAGAAGTTCATCGGTGAGGGGTCGCGCATGGTGCGCGAGCTGTTCGTGATGGCCCGTGAGCATGCACCATCCATCATCTTCATGGACGAAATCGATTCGATCGGTTCCTCCCGCATCGAGTCCGGCTCCGGCGGTGATTCCGAGGTGCAGCGCACCATGTTGGAGCTGCTCAATCAGCTGGATGGCTTCGAGGCCACCAAAAATATCAAAGTGATTATGGCCACCAATCGCATTGACATTCTGGATCCGGCTCTCCTGCGACCAGGCCGTATTGATCGCAAGATTGAGTTCCCGCCACCGAACGAGGAGGCCCGCCTAGACATCCTCAAGATTCACTCGCGGAAAATGAATCTGACGCGAGGCATCAATCTGCGCAAGATCGCCGAACTCATGCCTGGTGCCTCTGGGGCGGAGGTCAAGGGTGTCTGCACCGAAGCGGGCATGTATGCCCTGCGCGAGCGACGTGTCCATGTCACCCAGGAGGACTTTGAGATGGCCGTGGCCAAGGTGATGCAGAAGGACTCTGAAAAGAACATGTCCATCAAGAAGCTGTGGAAGTAG